In Limosilactobacillus sp. WILCCON 0051, a single window of DNA contains:
- the murF gene encoding UDP-N-acetylmuramoyl-tripeptide--D-alanyl-D-alanine ligase — MKMSLAEIAKAIRVQNDIAKWQDLEVTNVAFDSRALEAGALFIPLMGEQDGHKYVANAFENGAVASLWASDHDLPSTDQPLLVVDDPLQALQELSQYYLHKINPFVVAVTGSNGKTTTKDMTASILATQMNVTKTHANFNNEIGVPITLLNMNPNTEAVVVEMGMDRPGQLDFLSKLTTPDIAVITMIGEAHIEFFGTRDKIADAKMEITHGLKEDGTLVYNGDEPLLKERAAKLKQYTKTFGRELGNDLYATSVTAAPNHVTFQVNEWPGLSFDLPMGGEYNVNNALAAIMVGKLLHVKPENMQQALAGVELTANRAEWIQGDAGEAILSDVYNSNPTAVKQVIKTLAAVKTNGRHIAVLGDMLELGDASAKLHASLAEAISHDQIDAVYLVGQEMNNLKDQLIKDGYPKEAIHSYAADQLKELTSDLKSVLTADDAILMKASHGIHLEKVLAELASANEK, encoded by the coding sequence ATGAAGATGAGTTTAGCCGAGATTGCAAAGGCAATTCGGGTGCAAAATGATATTGCAAAATGGCAGGACCTAGAAGTAACCAATGTGGCCTTTGACAGCCGTGCTCTGGAAGCTGGAGCGCTGTTTATTCCATTAATGGGTGAGCAGGATGGACACAAATACGTTGCCAATGCGTTTGAAAATGGCGCAGTGGCATCGCTTTGGGCCAGTGACCACGATCTGCCGTCAACTGATCAGCCATTGCTGGTGGTTGATGATCCGCTGCAGGCACTGCAGGAATTAAGCCAATACTATCTGCACAAGATCAATCCATTCGTGGTTGCCGTAACTGGCAGCAATGGCAAGACGACCACCAAGGATATGACGGCTTCAATCTTGGCGACCCAAATGAACGTAACTAAAACGCATGCCAACTTCAATAATGAGATTGGCGTGCCGATTACGCTGCTCAATATGAACCCAAATACGGAAGCCGTAGTGGTTGAAATGGGGATGGATCGTCCAGGACAATTAGACTTTTTGAGCAAGTTGACTACGCCTGACATTGCAGTGATCACGATGATTGGCGAGGCGCACATCGAATTTTTCGGTACGCGCGATAAGATTGCTGATGCCAAAATGGAAATCACGCATGGCTTAAAAGAGGACGGTACGCTGGTATACAACGGTGATGAGCCGCTGCTTAAAGAACGTGCTGCCAAGCTTAAGCAATACACCAAGACGTTTGGCCGTGAACTGGGCAACGATCTGTATGCCACCAGTGTTACAGCCGCACCTAATCACGTTACGTTCCAGGTTAATGAGTGGCCAGGACTGAGCTTTGATCTGCCAATGGGTGGCGAATACAACGTCAACAACGCTCTGGCAGCCATCATGGTCGGCAAGCTGCTGCACGTCAAACCCGAAAACATGCAGCAGGCTTTGGCTGGTGTCGAATTAACGGCCAACCGGGCTGAATGGATTCAAGGTGATGCTGGCGAGGCAATCTTAAGTGATGTCTATAATTCCAATCCAACGGCCGTTAAACAGGTTATCAAGACGCTGGCCGCGGTTAAGACCAATGGCCGGCATATTGCTGTATTGGGTGACATGCTTGAGTTAGGCGATGCTTCAGCCAAACTGCATGCCAGCTTGGCTGAGGCCATCTCGCATGATCAGATCGATGCCGTTTATCTGGTTGGTCAGGAAATGAACAACTTAAAAGATCAGCTGATCAAAGACGGTTATCCTAAAGAAGCTATTCACAGCTATGCAGCTGACCAGCTGAAAGAGTTAACGAGTGATTTAAAGTCGGTCTTAACGGCTGACGATGCAATTCTGATGAAGGCCAGCCATGGCATTCATCTGGAAAAGGTACTGGCAGAACTGGCCAGTGCCAATGAGAAGTAA
- the acpS gene encoding holo-ACP synthase: MIQGFGIDLTEIARVKRAVEKTPSFVKRILTPPELEQLAKLGGQRRYEYIAGRWSLKEAFAKAWGTGIGREVGFQDIAIINNQSGRPIVVKSPFEGQVWASVSHTKDLVMTEIILERTSDQKND; encoded by the coding sequence ATGATTCAAGGATTTGGAATTGATTTAACGGAAATTGCCCGCGTGAAGCGTGCCGTTGAAAAGACGCCCAGTTTCGTCAAGCGAATCCTTACGCCGCCTGAGTTGGAACAATTGGCAAAATTAGGTGGTCAGCGCCGCTATGAATACATTGCTGGTCGCTGGTCGCTAAAAGAGGCCTTTGCTAAGGCTTGGGGAACTGGGATCGGTCGTGAGGTCGGCTTTCAAGACATTGCGATCATCAATAATCAAAGCGGTCGGCCAATCGTGGTTAAATCGCCATTTGAAGGTCAAGTGTGGGCATCGGTCAGTCATACGAAAGATCTGGTTATGACTGAAATCATTTTGGAAAGGACGAGCGATCAGAAAAATGATTAG
- the cbpA gene encoding cyclic di-AMP binding protein CbpA, whose protein sequence is MIFNSLIKTKDQLTTLPEDATLAEALTVLENTGFRCVPVLDKTGTIFRGNIYKMHIYRHKSRHGDMDLPVTSLLKNSTKFISIKAAFFNVFFTIRDLPYIAVLDENNHFYGILTHSRVLRMLAEAWNINAGSYVLTVTVPDERGALVTAAKEITRFTDIANVISLNLDPTQTHNKQILFTLPASADQALVDKIVKRLNRKGFEVPEIEDLHPNY, encoded by the coding sequence ATGATTTTTAACTCTCTGATCAAAACCAAGGATCAACTGACCACGCTGCCTGAAGATGCCACCTTGGCAGAGGCATTGACCGTTTTGGAAAATACCGGTTTTCGCTGCGTACCGGTTTTAGACAAGACGGGGACGATTTTTCGTGGAAACATCTACAAGATGCACATCTATCGGCATAAATCACGACATGGCGACATGGATCTGCCCGTTACCAGCCTGCTGAAAAACTCAACCAAGTTTATCTCAATCAAGGCCGCCTTTTTCAATGTCTTCTTTACCATTCGTGATCTGCCATACATTGCCGTTTTAGACGAGAACAACCACTTTTATGGCATCCTGACGCATAGCCGTGTCTTGCGCATGCTGGCCGAAGCCTGGAACATTAATGCTGGCAGCTATGTTTTAACGGTAACGGTCCCCGATGAGCGCGGCGCTTTGGTAACGGCAGCCAAAGAAATTACCCGTTTTACCGACATTGCCAACGTCATCTCATTAAACCTTGACCCAACCCAGACTCACAACAAGCAGATTCTGTTTACGCTGCCGGCCAGTGCTGATCAGGCTTTGGTTGATAAAATCGTCAAACGACTGAATCGCAAAGGCTTTGAAGTACCAGAAATCGAAGACCTGCATCCCAACTATTAA
- a CDS encoding LemA family protein, whose protein sequence is MAAIIAVVVVILLIVWYVSIYNGFITTRNQVEESASQIDVQLQRRNDLIPNLVNTVKGYSKYEAGTLEKVTALRNQLAGMNMADDPQKTMEVSNQLSGTLKSLFAVSEAYPDLKASAEYQKLMEELTNTENKIAYSRQLYNSCVRRFNEKLQAFPSNLVGKIHHFTQFEYLQVPAEARETPKVEF, encoded by the coding sequence ATGGCAGCAATTATCGCTGTAGTAGTCGTAATTCTGCTGATCGTTTGGTACGTCAGCATCTATAACGGCTTTATCACTACGCGCAATCAGGTTGAAGAATCAGCCAGCCAGATCGACGTGCAGCTGCAGCGGCGAAACGACTTGATTCCCAACCTGGTCAACACGGTTAAGGGATACAGCAAGTATGAAGCCGGAACGCTGGAAAAGGTAACGGCTTTGAGAAATCAGTTAGCCGGAATGAATATGGCAGACGATCCGCAAAAAACAATGGAAGTCTCCAACCAGCTGAGCGGCACTTTGAAATCATTGTTTGCCGTAAGCGAAGCCTATCCAGATCTAAAGGCCAGTGCTGAATATCAAAAGCTGATGGAAGAACTGACCAATACAGAAAACAAGATTGCCTACTCACGCCAGCTTTACAACAGCTGCGTACGGCGTTTTAACGAAAAGCTGCAGGCATTTCCTTCCAACCTGGTCGGCAAGATTCATCACTTTACGCAGTTTGAATACCTGCAAGTACCAGCTGAGGCTCGAGAAACGCCAAAAGTTGAATTTTAA
- the htpX gene encoding zinc metalloprotease HtpX, with the protein MLYQQINMNKRRTVYVVFGFCLLVALVGAAVGYWLAGSTVVGIIMALVIALIYASVMIGQSTDVVMNMNHAHEIHSAAESPELWHVVEDMAMVAQVPMPRVFIIDDPSPNAFATGNDPEHSAVAATTGLMQMMNREELEGVMGHEITHVRNYDIRLQTIALALSAAISFLVNLVSNFWWLGGGRSDDDDDRGVNIFGMLASLLLIILAPLAAAIAQMALSRNREYLADAGSVELTRNPQGMISALRKLEHAEPMQQADPSSASLYITDPEENAKRHRWLDHLFDTHPPLEDRIARLEEM; encoded by the coding sequence ATGCTTTATCAACAGATTAACATGAATAAGCGGCGGACGGTCTATGTGGTCTTTGGCTTTTGTCTGCTGGTTGCGCTGGTAGGAGCTGCAGTTGGCTACTGGCTGGCCGGATCAACCGTTGTCGGCATCATCATGGCATTAGTGATTGCCTTGATCTATGCCTCAGTCATGATTGGGCAGTCAACGGATGTCGTGATGAACATGAATCATGCTCATGAGATTCATTCGGCTGCTGAATCGCCTGAGCTTTGGCATGTTGTTGAAGACATGGCGATGGTCGCACAGGTGCCGATGCCGCGGGTCTTCATTATTGACGATCCCAGTCCCAATGCCTTTGCAACCGGCAACGATCCTGAACATTCTGCAGTGGCGGCTACGACTGGCTTGATGCAGATGATGAATCGTGAGGAGCTGGAAGGCGTAATGGGACATGAGATTACTCACGTTCGCAACTATGACATTCGCCTGCAGACAATTGCACTGGCGCTTTCAGCTGCAATCTCATTTTTGGTCAACCTGGTCAGCAATTTCTGGTGGCTGGGCGGTGGCCGCAGTGACGATGATGATGATCGCGGCGTCAATATCTTTGGCATGCTGGCGTCACTGCTGCTGATTATTTTGGCACCACTGGCGGCGGCGATTGCTCAGATGGCACTGTCACGCAATCGCGAATATCTGGCTGATGCTGGATCCGTAGAACTGACGCGTAATCCGCAGGGGATGATCAGTGCGCTGCGCAAGCTGGAACATGCCGAACCGATGCAGCAGGCTGATCCCAGCAGCGCGTCCTTATATATCACCGATCCTGAAGAAAATGCCAAGCGTCATCGCTGGCTGGATCATCTTTTTGATACGCACCCGCCACTGGAGGATCGGATTGCCCGCTTAGAAGAAATGTAG
- the alr gene encoding alanine racemase: protein MISAQLRDAAMVVDLKALKHNIKQQRAALPANSRILAVVKADAYGHGAVPVAHAAKEAGVDGFCVAMLDEGLELRNAGIDQLMLVLGLTPVHYAPVAALNDISLTVGSVNWLKEYAELAKNESLPPLKVHLALDTGMGRIGFRDVAELKQALALVNQPAFVFEGLFTHFATADAADDTYFKQQLGRWHEFLAAVDQKPPYVHMANSAVGMWHRETIAANTVRMGISMYGCNPSGHELPDSLDLQPVASIVAKTTFVKHLQAGESISYGATYTAQNDEWVATLPIGYADGYLRRMQGFKVLVAGQECEILGRICMDQMMIRLPKSMPIGTEVVLMGSSKGKTLSATDLADHAHTINYEILTSITPRLMRRYKN, encoded by the coding sequence ATGATTAGCGCACAATTGCGGGATGCCGCTATGGTAGTCGACCTAAAGGCATTAAAGCATAATATCAAACAGCAGCGGGCCGCCTTGCCAGCCAACAGTCGAATCCTGGCTGTCGTCAAGGCTGATGCCTATGGACATGGTGCCGTACCGGTTGCTCATGCCGCTAAGGAAGCTGGTGTTGACGGCTTTTGCGTGGCCATGCTTGATGAGGGACTCGAGCTTAGAAATGCCGGTATCGATCAGTTGATGCTGGTATTGGGACTGACGCCGGTTCACTATGCGCCGGTTGCGGCCTTAAACGACATCTCGCTGACGGTGGGCAGTGTCAACTGGCTCAAGGAATATGCTGAACTGGCTAAAAATGAGTCGCTGCCGCCGCTGAAGGTTCATCTGGCACTGGATACCGGCATGGGACGGATCGGTTTTCGCGACGTTGCTGAACTAAAGCAGGCTTTGGCACTGGTTAATCAGCCAGCCTTCGTTTTTGAAGGACTGTTTACGCACTTTGCCACGGCTGACGCGGCTGACGATACCTACTTTAAGCAGCAGCTGGGACGCTGGCATGAGTTTTTGGCTGCAGTTGATCAAAAACCGCCTTACGTTCACATGGCCAATTCTGCAGTCGGCATGTGGCATCGCGAAACGATTGCAGCCAATACGGTTCGGATGGGGATCTCGATGTATGGCTGCAATCCTTCTGGTCATGAGCTGCCTGATTCGCTGGATCTGCAGCCGGTAGCTTCAATCGTTGCAAAGACGACTTTTGTTAAGCATCTGCAGGCTGGTGAATCCATCAGCTATGGCGCGACCTATACTGCGCAAAACGATGAATGGGTTGCTACCCTGCCAATTGGCTATGCGGATGGCTATCTGCGCCGGATGCAGGGGTTTAAGGTCCTGGTGGCTGGTCAGGAATGCGAAATCTTAGGACGGATCTGCATGGATCAAATGATGATTCGTCTGCCTAAGTCAATGCCAATCGGAACTGAGGTCGTTTTGATGGGGAGTTCAAAAGGCAAGACGCTTTCAGCAACCGATCTGGCCGATCATGCACACACGATCAATTATGAAATCCTGACGAGTATTACACCGCGATTAATGCGACGCTATAAAAACTAG
- a CDS encoding type B 50S ribosomal protein L31 — MKQGIHPDYHLVVFEDSATGYKFISGSTATSRETVKWEDGNEYPLIRVEVTSDSHPFYTGKQKFTQADGAVDKFNKKYGLK; from the coding sequence ATGAAACAAGGAATTCATCCAGATTACCACTTGGTAGTTTTTGAAGACTCAGCAACCGGCTACAAGTTCATCTCCGGTTCTACGGCTACTTCTCGCGAAACCGTTAAATGGGAAGACGGCAACGAATACCCACTGATCCGGGTTGAAGTTACCTCAGATTCTCACCCATTCTACACGGGCAAGCAAAAGTTCACGCAAGCCGATGGTGCCGTGGACAAGTTCAACAAGAAGTACGGCCTCAAGTAA
- a CDS encoding type II toxin-antitoxin system PemK/MazF family toxin, with protein sequence MRIQRGDVYLADLSPVIGSEQGGVRPVLIIQNDVGNRYSPTTIVAAITAQLTKSTLPTHVKIKAAESGIAHDSIILLEQLRTIDKRRLKKYLTRFDDQIMKNVDHALHISLNLS encoded by the coding sequence ATACGGATTCAGCGCGGTGACGTTTATCTTGCGGATCTGTCGCCAGTGATTGGCTCAGAACAAGGTGGCGTGCGGCCAGTACTGATTATTCAAAATGATGTCGGTAACCGCTACAGTCCAACGACAATCGTAGCTGCCATTACGGCCCAGCTGACGAAAAGCACCTTGCCAACGCATGTTAAGATTAAAGCAGCCGAATCAGGAATCGCCCATGATTCGATCATCTTGCTTGAGCAGCTGCGAACGATTGATAAGCGACGCTTGAAAAAGTATTTAACGCGCTTTGACGATCAGATCATGAAAAACGTCGACCATGCACTGCACATTAGCTTGAATCTATCGTAA
- a CDS encoding low molecular weight protein-tyrosine-phosphatase, producing MKVLFVCLGNICRSPMAEAMFRQMIAQNHLADQVQVDSAATSYEEEGNGPHPGALKIMHKYHLPTEGLISRPITQADFATADLIIGMDDMNIRHLKAIAPKEDRFKIHQAFDVVPGKAGTSIPDPWYTHRFQDTYDSLAEALPYWLDVVKRQLHDQH from the coding sequence ATGAAAGTCTTATTTGTCTGTCTGGGCAATATCTGTCGCTCCCCAATGGCAGAGGCAATGTTTAGACAAATGATCGCCCAAAATCACCTGGCCGATCAAGTCCAAGTCGACTCAGCCGCAACCAGCTATGAAGAAGAAGGCAACGGCCCGCATCCAGGCGCGCTTAAGATCATGCATAAGTATCATCTGCCGACCGAGGGGCTCATCTCGCGTCCCATCACTCAAGCAGATTTCGCCACCGCTGATCTGATCATCGGCATGGACGACATGAACATTCGGCATCTTAAAGCCATCGCGCCAAAAGAGGATCGCTTTAAGATTCATCAGGCCTTTGACGTAGTGCCAGGCAAGGCTGGTACGTCAATTCCCGACCCCTGGTATACGCATCGCTTCCAAGATACCTATGACAGCTTGGCCGAGGCGCTTCCTTATTGGTTGGATGTCGTAAAGCGCCAGCTGCACGATCAGCATTAA
- a CDS encoding class A sortase yields MHRKLNWLRWTAAVILFVVGLALIFNQQIKSALVDSYRPTVTRQTVAKNQKKKASYDFDSVQDLSLQSVAAARAKKQDINVIGEIAIPDIDMVLPIAKGVDNTTLALAAGTMREDMQMGKGNYALAGHNMANGSKILFSPLYYHAKKGQMIYLTDMKRVYEYRIYQRKFIKATDVQVVNDTKNAIVTLITCDDTGKGRLMIRGKLVRSEKFSQAPQKAQKALSSKYTTGRDQE; encoded by the coding sequence ATGCATCGCAAGTTAAACTGGCTGCGCTGGACCGCTGCCGTAATCCTGTTTGTCGTTGGGCTGGCTTTGATTTTTAATCAGCAGATCAAGTCGGCTTTGGTTGACAGCTATCGACCGACCGTTACGCGGCAGACTGTGGCCAAAAATCAAAAGAAAAAGGCCAGCTATGATTTTGACAGCGTCCAGGATCTTAGCCTGCAAAGCGTCGCAGCAGCGCGGGCTAAAAAACAGGATATTAATGTAATTGGCGAGATTGCCATTCCTGACATTGATATGGTGCTGCCGATTGCCAAAGGAGTCGACAATACCACGTTGGCTTTGGCTGCCGGCACGATGCGCGAAGACATGCAGATGGGGAAGGGCAACTATGCCTTGGCTGGACATAATATGGCCAATGGCAGCAAAATCTTGTTCTCACCGCTTTATTACCATGCCAAAAAGGGCCAGATGATCTATCTGACCGATATGAAGCGGGTCTATGAATATCGAATCTATCAGCGCAAGTTCATCAAGGCAACCGACGTTCAAGTGGTCAATGATACCAAAAATGCCATCGTCACTTTGATTACCTGTGATGATACCGGTAAAGGACGTTTGATGATCAGAGGGAAACTGGTCCGCAGCGAGAAGTTCTCTCAAGCACCTCAAAAAGCGCAAAAAGCTCTCAGCAGCAAGTATACAACGGGACGCGATCAAGAATAA
- the pth gene encoding aminoacyl-tRNA hydrolase encodes MKMIVGLGNIGSRYDETRHNSGFMVVEQIARDYQLGAFSHTKYEAVAATGVIDGEKVMLVKPTTFMNDSGRAVKPLMDYYQVDLADLVIVADDLDMPVGRVRLKTHGASGGHNGLKSIIQYLGTKNFNRVKLGIDHPQNGTVVSHVLGRFTPQERPAFDQAVAIAEQALIDWVHGETFDQLMNQYN; translated from the coding sequence ATGAAAATGATCGTAGGATTGGGCAATATTGGTTCACGTTATGATGAAACGCGGCACAACAGCGGCTTTATGGTTGTTGAACAGATCGCGCGCGACTATCAGCTGGGGGCCTTTAGCCATACCAAATACGAAGCCGTGGCCGCCACAGGGGTAATTGACGGTGAAAAAGTAATGCTGGTCAAGCCAACCACGTTTATGAATGATTCTGGTCGTGCCGTTAAGCCATTGATGGACTACTATCAAGTCGATCTGGCTGATCTGGTTATCGTTGCCGATGATCTGGACATGCCAGTTGGCCGCGTGCGTTTGAAGACACATGGCGCTTCTGGCGGCCACAACGGCTTAAAGAGCATCATTCAATACTTGGGAACCAAGAATTTCAATCGGGTCAAGCTGGGAATCGATCATCCCCAAAACGGTACGGTGGTCAGTCATGTGCTGGGCCGCTTTACGCCACAGGAGCGCCCTGCTTTTGATCAGGCCGTGGCGATTGCGGAACAAGCCTTAATCGACTGGGTTCACGGCGAGACGTTTGACCAATTGATGAATCAATACAACTAA
- a CDS encoding DEAD/DEAH box helicase, with product MKFGELGLSNSLLKAIKRSGYEEATPIQEQTIPMVLNGDDVIGQAQTGTGKTAAFGLPILEHIDPQNPAIQALIISPTRELAIQTQEELYRLGKDKRAKVQVVYGGADIRRQIKSLKHQPEILVGTPGRLRDHIRRHTVDLSQINTLVLDEADEMLNMGFLEDIEAIINETPATRQTLLFSATMPPEIKRIGMQFMKEPKTVRIQAQELTTDLVDQYYVRARDYEKFDIMTRLIDVQDPDLTIVFGRTKRRVDELSKGLTARGYNAAGIHGDLTQDRRTKIMKRFKEGKLDILVATDVAARGLDISGVTHVYNYDIPSDPDSYVHRIGRTGRAGHHGVSLTFVTPNEMDYLHEIEKLTKVRMLPLKPPTEEEAFKGQLASAVSEIDELIAQPSTQRYADAAQKLLETHDALDLAAALLNDMTKEAASQVPVKITPERPLPRRKRRQSSGYRGSSYRHGNSSHRSYRGGKRTGQSKSRRSYREDSHGKGRRGFNIRRRGGQEQ from the coding sequence GTGAAATTTGGAGAATTAGGGTTGTCAAACAGCCTGCTTAAAGCCATCAAACGCAGCGGCTATGAAGAAGCCACGCCAATTCAAGAACAGACGATTCCGATGGTTTTAAACGGTGATGACGTAATTGGTCAGGCACAAACCGGGACCGGTAAGACGGCCGCGTTTGGACTGCCGATTCTTGAACACATTGATCCTCAGAATCCGGCAATTCAGGCCCTGATCATTTCGCCAACGCGTGAATTGGCGATCCAGACGCAAGAAGAACTGTATCGGCTGGGAAAAGACAAGCGGGCCAAGGTTCAGGTCGTTTATGGCGGAGCTGATATTCGCCGTCAGATCAAGAGTCTGAAGCATCAGCCGGAGATTCTGGTTGGGACGCCGGGCCGTCTGCGCGATCATATTCGCCGGCATACGGTTGATTTGAGCCAGATCAATACGCTGGTTTTGGATGAGGCTGATGAGATGCTGAACATGGGCTTTTTGGAAGACATTGAAGCCATCATCAACGAAACGCCGGCAACGCGGCAGACGCTGCTGTTCAGTGCAACGATGCCGCCAGAAATCAAGCGGATCGGCATGCAGTTTATGAAAGAGCCTAAGACCGTGCGTATTCAGGCCCAAGAGCTGACGACCGACCTGGTGGATCAATACTACGTTCGGGCGCGCGATTATGAAAAGTTCGACATCATGACGCGACTGATCGATGTTCAAGATCCTGACTTAACGATCGTATTTGGCCGGACCAAGCGCCGTGTCGATGAACTGTCAAAGGGCTTGACGGCACGCGGCTATAATGCGGCTGGTATTCATGGCGATCTGACGCAGGATCGGCGGACCAAGATCATGAAACGCTTTAAGGAAGGCAAGCTTGATATCCTGGTTGCCACCGACGTTGCGGCACGTGGACTTGACATCTCAGGCGTTACGCATGTCTACAACTATGATATTCCATCCGATCCTGACAGCTACGTTCACCGGATTGGCCGAACTGGCCGTGCCGGACATCATGGCGTTTCGTTAACGTTTGTCACGCCAAATGAGATGGACTATCTGCATGAGATCGAAAAACTGACCAAGGTGCGCATGCTGCCTTTGAAGCCGCCAACTGAAGAAGAAGCGTTTAAGGGGCAGTTGGCCAGCGCCGTCAGTGAGATTGATGAACTGATCGCGCAGCCATCCACGCAGCGCTATGCCGACGCCGCGCAAAAACTGCTGGAAACGCACGATGCCCTTGATCTGGCAGCGGCCCTGCTTAATGATATGACCAAAGAAGCTGCCAGCCAGGTGCCGGTTAAGATTACGCCAGAACGGCCATTGCCACGGCGCAAGCGTCGTCAGAGCAGTGGCTATCGTGGCAGCAGCTATCGCCATGGCAACTCATCGCATCGCAGTTATCGTGGCGGCAAGCGTACCGGTCAGAGCAAGAGCCGCCGCAGCTATCGCGAAGACTCGCATGGCAAGGGACGCCGCGGCTTTAACATTCGCCGCCGTGGTGGTCAGGAACAATAG